The following proteins are co-located in the Pedobacter frigiditerrae genome:
- a CDS encoding dipeptidase — translation MQEIKKYVEENKQRFLDELFELLRFPSVSADPKYKNDVLKTADFVAQKLKDAGADKVEICETAGYPIVYGEKLIDANLPTVLIYGHYDVQPADPLELWKTPPFEPTVRDGKIYARGACDDKGQFYMHVKAFELMMKTNTLACNVKFMIEGEEEVGSANLGIFVNANAERLKADVVLISDTSMISMENPSIETGLRGLAYMEVEVVGPNRDLHSGVYGGAVANPATILCKMIASLHDENNHITIPAFYDKVVELTDAEKKALNEAPFDLTEYKEDLEIKADWGEKGYSTLERTGTRPTLEVNGIWSGYIGEGAKTVLPSKANAKISMRLVPNQNSDEIAEIFTKHFESIAPDYVKVKVTPHHGGEPVVTPTDSVAYRAAEKAILDSFGKKPIPTRGGGSIPIVALFEDVLGIKSVLFGFGLDSDALHSPNEKYDIYNYYKGIETLPLFHKYFAELSK, via the coding sequence ATGCAAGAAATCAAGAAATATGTTGAGGAGAATAAACAACGCTTTTTAGATGAGTTGTTTGAATTATTGCGTTTTCCATCGGTTAGTGCTGATCCTAAATATAAAAACGATGTATTAAAAACAGCCGATTTTGTAGCTCAAAAACTAAAGGATGCTGGAGCTGATAAAGTTGAAATTTGTGAAACGGCTGGTTATCCCATTGTTTATGGAGAGAAATTAATTGATGCCAATTTGCCAACAGTGTTGATTTATGGTCATTATGATGTTCAACCTGCAGATCCGTTAGAATTATGGAAAACTCCTCCATTTGAACCAACAGTTCGTGATGGAAAAATCTATGCTCGTGGCGCTTGTGATGATAAAGGTCAGTTTTATATGCACGTTAAAGCTTTTGAGTTGATGATGAAAACCAACACTTTAGCTTGTAACGTTAAGTTCATGATTGAAGGTGAGGAGGAAGTAGGTTCAGCAAACTTGGGTATTTTTGTTAATGCAAATGCAGAACGATTAAAAGCAGACGTAGTTTTAATTTCTGATACTTCTATGATTAGTATGGAAAACCCTTCAATTGAGACTGGTTTACGTGGTTTAGCGTATATGGAAGTAGAAGTTGTTGGTCCAAACCGCGATTTACACTCTGGTGTTTATGGTGGTGCAGTGGCCAATCCTGCAACAATTTTATGTAAAATGATTGCTTCTTTACACGATGAAAATAACCACATCACTATTCCTGCATTTTATGATAAAGTAGTAGAATTAACAGATGCAGAAAAGAAAGCCTTAAATGAAGCGCCTTTTGACTTAACAGAATATAAAGAAGACTTAGAAATTAAAGCTGATTGGGGCGAAAAAGGTTACAGTACTTTAGAGCGTACGGGTACAAGACCAACTTTAGAGGTTAACGGTATTTGGAGTGGTTACATTGGCGAAGGTGCTAAAACCGTTTTGCCAAGTAAGGCAAATGCTAAAATATCTATGCGTTTGGTGCCTAACCAAAATTCTGATGAAATAGCTGAAATTTTCACTAAACATTTCGAAAGCATTGCACCAGATTATGTAAAGGTTAAAGTTACCCCACATCATGGCGGCGAACCTGTTGTTACGCCAACTGATAGTGTTGCTTATCGTGCTGCAGAAAAAGCAATTTTAGATAGCTTTGGTAAAAAGCCAATTCCAACAAGAGGTGGTGGAAGTATTCCTATCGTAGCCTTGTTTGAAGATGTTTTAGGGATTAAATCTGTGCTTTTTGGCTTTGGTTTAGATAGCGATGCCTTACATTCTCCTAACGAGAAATATGATATTTACAATTATTACAAAGGCATTGAAACTTTGCCATTGTTCCATAAATATTTTGCTGAATTGAGTAAATAG
- a CDS encoding GDSL-type esterase/lipase family protein, whose product MRFRALALCFALLLGFSIHSSAQITGASCPESAKFYSRDSVNVITFGASTVAGVNGLDFQTYLTTNFLNCYTNKTVNIQKYGVFGETTTKGLARIDNAIAYKTGFIVILMGANDALEIEAGRQKIAETEASMRTLIVKSLNQNLVPIVCTIQNFDDRTDARLRRVNLQVLNINNLYKKLVKEYGIYLADVNAVIRRDFSLYQDIVHPNARGNRLISFVLFDVINKIIAERFLEFTLTQNYPNPGRERTSIDIVMPEADKVELKIYNLQGNVVQTVLNEYLNTGKHTIELNLSLLSPGVYIYRLVSLSGLHTATRKMLVVR is encoded by the coding sequence ATGAGATTTCGGGCATTAGCGCTATGCTTTGCACTTTTATTAGGTTTTTCTATACATTCCTCGGCCCAAATTACAGGTGCGAGCTGTCCAGAATCTGCCAAATTTTATTCGAGAGATAGCGTAAATGTAATCACTTTTGGAGCTAGTACAGTTGCAGGCGTAAATGGCTTAGATTTCCAAACTTATTTAACCACCAATTTTCTTAATTGCTATACCAATAAAACCGTTAATATTCAGAAATACGGGGTCTTTGGCGAGACAACCACAAAAGGATTAGCACGCATAGACAATGCAATAGCTTACAAAACTGGTTTTATTGTAATTTTAATGGGAGCAAACGATGCGTTGGAAATAGAGGCTGGCCGACAAAAAATTGCAGAAACTGAAGCCAGCATGAGAACGCTTATTGTTAAATCGCTTAACCAGAATTTAGTTCCTATAGTTTGTACCATTCAGAATTTTGATGACAGAACAGATGCTCGATTAAGAAGAGTAAATTTGCAAGTGCTAAACATTAACAATTTATATAAAAAACTAGTTAAGGAATATGGTATTTATCTAGCTGATGTTAATGCTGTAATTCGCAGAGATTTTTCGCTTTATCAAGATATCGTACATCCTAATGCTCGTGGGAATAGGCTAATTAGTTTTGTGCTTTTTGATGTGATTAATAAAATTATTGCAGAACGATTTTTAGAATTCACCCTGACTCAGAACTATCCAAATCCTGGTAGAGAGAGAACTTCTATAGATATTGTAATGCCAGAAGCTGATAAAGTAGAACTTAAAATTTACAACCTTCAAGGTAATGTAGTGCAAACCGTATTAAATGAATATTTAAATACTGGCAAACATACCATTGAACTTAATCTAAGCCTCTTATCACCAGGCGTATACATCTATAGACTTGTCTCTTTATCAGGATTGCATACCGCAACAAGAAAAATGCTTGTTGTGCGCTAA
- a CDS encoding PH domain-containing protein: MQEFTNETFDLDSLPKYEEIVLTSPNAKYWNVIVINLSIILLFIGGGLATIYYFIEDDKPKAIYLIAGYLVFCALLFTVHRLSFKKRGYALREKDIVYKSGIIAEKTTIVPLNRIQHVALDQGITSRSYGLATLQIFTAGGQTGHLHIAGIEVERAKNIKEILLRKLDQIENLIENQ, translated from the coding sequence ATGCAAGAATTTACCAATGAAACTTTCGACCTAGATAGTTTGCCAAAATATGAAGAAATTGTGCTTACATCACCAAATGCAAAATATTGGAATGTAATTGTCATTAATCTTTCCATCATTTTATTATTTATTGGCGGTGGATTGGCTACAATCTATTATTTTATTGAAGATGATAAACCAAAAGCGATTTATTTGATTGCCGGATATTTAGTTTTTTGTGCCTTGCTTTTTACCGTGCATAGGCTTAGCTTTAAAAAACGTGGTTATGCATTAAGGGAAAAAGATATAGTTTATAAAAGCGGCATTATAGCCGAAAAAACAACCATAGTTCCATTAAATAGAATTCAACATGTTGCATTAGACCAAGGAATAACCTCTAGGAGTTATGGATTGGCAACTTTACAAATTTTTACTGCTGGTGGTCAAACGGGTCATTTACATATTGCAGGTATTGAAGTAGAAAGAGCTAAAAACATTAAGGAAATATTACTGAGAAAGCTTGACCAGATTGAGAATTTAATTGAAAATCAATAA
- a CDS encoding PH domain-containing protein: MNYDFSQPQRQSAVGIIIMAANTLQHLIRALIFPLIFAFAKVDSKHLAYIGLAILVLVVILFVFSYFNYRNFTFFLDEQKQEFIINKGIFNKTQLTVQLDKIQQVNINQNLLQKIIGIYGLKVDTAGSEGQEVSIKAIDEKIANSLREHLLSRKSVLANETSTNETATIQEDVPFLKVSLGTLFKVGLTSNYGSTIALLIAFIYPLIHNAKEFLKAFDMDEGQVENAVESLFTLFSIGILVAVILFLILAINVIRTFVKYFEFHISKHKHSLLISHGLFAKKNTLLSPNKVQITSYSQNYFQKKMNLLNMNLKQASSGVAKDGKNLESNNLLIPGCNPSERDELIKMIMGEIPAKGKMFIPDWRFLNLPIFFRVVFPIGIFMIFWSFIPEFKPYYPAAIIYFLMAVPMIYISYKRHRITVNKEFIVKRSGIWDVKNSLLFPHKIQAITTFQYPWHKGVDVGHVNLHTAAGVIHFKYGNYTEIKKLVNYWLYQIESGSEEWM; the protein is encoded by the coding sequence ATGAACTACGATTTCAGTCAACCCCAAAGACAATCGGCCGTTGGCATTATTATAATGGCTGCCAATACCCTACAACACTTGATTAGGGCATTAATTTTTCCGCTTATTTTTGCTTTTGCAAAGGTAGATAGCAAACACTTAGCTTATATCGGACTAGCGATACTTGTCTTGGTAGTCATTCTTTTTGTGTTCTCTTATTTCAATTATAGAAATTTTACTTTCTTTTTAGACGAACAAAAACAAGAGTTTATCATTAACAAAGGTATTTTCAATAAAACACAATTAACTGTTCAGTTAGATAAAATTCAACAAGTAAATATTAACCAAAACTTGTTGCAAAAAATTATAGGTATTTATGGTTTAAAAGTAGATACAGCAGGTAGCGAGGGACAAGAAGTTAGTATTAAAGCGATCGATGAAAAGATTGCAAATAGCTTAAGAGAGCATTTATTAAGCAGAAAAAGTGTTTTAGCTAATGAAACATCAACAAATGAAACTGCTACCATTCAAGAAGATGTTCCTTTCTTGAAAGTAAGTTTGGGCACCTTGTTTAAAGTTGGTCTCACCTCAAACTATGGCAGTACAATTGCCTTATTGATTGCATTCATTTATCCATTGATTCATAATGCGAAAGAATTTTTAAAGGCATTTGATATGGATGAAGGCCAAGTTGAAAATGCTGTAGAAAGTTTATTCACGCTTTTCTCTATAGGTATTTTAGTGGCAGTAATTTTGTTCTTGATATTAGCCATTAATGTAATTAGAACCTTTGTTAAATATTTTGAATTTCATATCAGCAAACACAAACATTCTTTATTAATATCTCACGGTTTATTTGCTAAGAAAAACACTTTGTTAAGTCCGAATAAGGTTCAGATTACTTCATATAGTCAGAATTATTTTCAAAAGAAGATGAATTTGCTGAACATGAATTTGAAACAAGCATCATCTGGTGTAGCCAAAGATGGAAAAAACTTAGAAAGTAATAACCTATTAATACCTGGTTGTAATCCTAGTGAAAGAGATGAACTGATTAAAATGATCATGGGAGAAATTCCTGCAAAGGGTAAAATGTTCATTCCTGATTGGAGATTTTTAAACTTACCCATCTTTTTTAGGGTGGTTTTCCCTATCGGGATATTTATGATATTTTGGAGCTTTATACCTGAGTTTAAACCTTATTATCCAGCGGCTATCATCTATTTTTTAATGGCAGTGCCGATGATTTACATCAGTTATAAAAGACACAGAATAACAGTTAATAAAGAATTTATCGTCAAAAGGAGTGGCATTTGGGATGTTAAAAATTCATTGCTTTTTCCTCATAAAATACAAGCAATTACTACGTTTCAATACCCTTGGCATAAAGGTGTTGATGTTGGTCACGTTAATTTACACACTGCTGCTGGTGTAATCCATTTTAAATACGGCAATTACACTGAAATTAAAAAGCTGGTAAATTATTGGCTGTATCAGATTGAAAGTGGTAGTGAAGAGTGGATGTAG
- a CDS encoding Fic family protein, protein MDKIEALDLQILPTTLLSDYLNQLNEDLENKFNKLKNSELDVANFSFYTSVSAVFSSKIEGEDIELDSYIKHKRLGAHFLPDYTRKIDDLYDTYVYAQQTSLNQSSVKKAHILLTKHILQKPQQGKLRKGNMFVVTKDGKIEYVAVSPEKVEEELVKFFEDIEKLIQIELTFNETIFFASLIHLVFVKIHPFEDGNGRTGRLLEKWFLSEKLGEKAWLIPSERNYYEQHQAYYNNLRKLGIEYEELDYTKALPFLLMLQSSI, encoded by the coding sequence ATGGACAAAATTGAAGCATTAGATTTACAAATACTTCCTACCACTTTACTTTCTGATTATCTTAATCAACTCAATGAAGATTTAGAAAACAAATTCAATAAACTAAAGAACAGCGAGTTAGATGTAGCTAATTTTAGTTTTTACACTTCTGTTTCTGCTGTTTTTTCCTCAAAGATTGAAGGAGAAGATATTGAATTGGATTCTTACATTAAGCACAAACGCTTAGGTGCTCATTTTTTACCTGACTATACCAGAAAAATAGACGACCTATACGACACTTATGTTTACGCACAGCAAACAAGCTTAAATCAATCAAGCGTAAAAAAAGCTCATATACTACTTACTAAGCATATCCTTCAAAAACCACAACAAGGCAAGTTGAGAAAAGGAAATATGTTTGTAGTAACGAAAGATGGTAAAATCGAATACGTTGCCGTTTCTCCAGAAAAAGTTGAAGAGGAACTAGTTAAGTTTTTTGAAGACATTGAGAAATTAATTCAAATTGAACTTACATTTAATGAAACTATATTTTTCGCATCACTGATACATTTGGTTTTTGTAAAAATCCATCCTTTTGAAGATGGAAATGGTAGAACAGGTCGACTATTAGAGAAATGGTTTTTATCAGAAAAACTTGGAGAGAAAGCTTGGTTAATACCTTCTGAAAGAAATTATTACGAGCAACACCAAGCTTATTACAACAACCTTAGAAAGCTAGGAATAGAATACGAAGAACTCGATTACACAAAAGCTTTACCATTTTTGTTGATGTTGCAGAGTTCGATTTGA
- a CDS encoding ATP-dependent helicase, producing the protein MDYLAGLNPQQRAAVENTQGPVMIVAGAGSGKTRVITYRVAHLIEKGVDAFNILVLTFTNKASKDMRERIAKVVGNEAKNIWMGTFHSVFAKILRVEAEKIGYPSNFTIYDTDDSKSLIRSILREMQLDDKLYAANVVYNRISSAKNNLISASEYLENSQIQAEDAGNKRPLLGLIYDTYSKRCYKAGAMDFDDLLFKTNVLLKNHPDVLNKYQHKFKYLMVDEYQDTNFSQYTIVKKLAALNENICVVGDDAQSIYAFRGANIQNILNFERDYPDLKVYKLEQNYRSTQNIVEVANSIIANNKNQLEKNVFSENEKGDRIKISRAFSDNEEGKLVAEAIVQDRLNAGISYKDFAILYRTNAQSRAMEEALRKLNVPYKIYGGLSFYQRKEIKDLIAYFRLTFNPADEEAIKRVINYPRRGLGDTTVEKISAAADQHDITMWQVICNPQQYIQGRIANQLNDFAVMIQSFAAESKKLDAYETALYIAQHSGILKELHTDDSVEGRSRYENIQELLNGIKEFAEREDIEDRSLAIFMQDIALLTNDDNDKNKDADTVSLMTIHSAKGLEFKNVFIVGLEENLFPSQMSLTSRVDLEEERRLFYVAITRAEKKLTITYSTSRYRWGTLTSCEPSRFINEINPSYLELEVVKPAKSSFGENSFDSERKTWSQQREFTPKPTTSTTVIRPKTTSILPKAHVPTAGFAPNAANEFQNGMDVEHEKFGFGKIVNLEGILPDVKATVFFQGLGNKQLLLKFAKLRIVK; encoded by the coding sequence TTGGATTATTTAGCAGGATTAAACCCACAACAGAGAGCAGCAGTAGAAAACACCCAAGGACCAGTAATGATTGTTGCAGGTGCGGGTTCGGGCAAAACGAGGGTTATCACTTATAGAGTTGCACATTTAATAGAAAAAGGTGTTGATGCCTTTAACATTTTAGTTTTAACCTTTACCAATAAAGCTAGTAAAGATATGCGTGAGCGTATTGCAAAAGTGGTTGGTAATGAAGCTAAAAACATTTGGATGGGAACTTTTCACTCTGTTTTCGCTAAAATTCTACGTGTTGAAGCTGAAAAAATTGGTTATCCAAGCAACTTTACTATTTACGATACAGATGATAGTAAAAGTTTAATTCGAAGCATCTTAAGAGAAATGCAGTTAGATGATAAATTATATGCTGCAAATGTGGTTTATAATCGTATCTCATCAGCTAAAAATAATTTAATTTCTGCTAGTGAATATTTAGAAAATAGTCAAATACAAGCTGAAGATGCTGGCAATAAACGTCCGCTTTTAGGCTTAATTTACGATACTTATTCGAAACGTTGCTACAAAGCTGGCGCAATGGACTTTGATGATTTATTGTTTAAAACCAATGTGTTATTAAAGAATCATCCAGACGTTTTAAATAAATACCAGCATAAGTTTAAATATTTAATGGTAGATGAGTATCAGGACACTAACTTTTCTCAATACACCATTGTTAAAAAACTAGCTGCCTTAAACGAGAATATTTGCGTGGTTGGTGATGATGCGCAAAGTATTTATGCTTTTCGTGGCGCTAACATTCAAAACATCTTAAACTTCGAACGCGATTATCCTGATTTGAAGGTTTATAAACTAGAGCAAAATTATCGTTCTACGCAGAACATAGTTGAAGTTGCCAATAGTATTATTGCCAACAACAAAAATCAGCTGGAGAAAAATGTATTCTCTGAAAATGAAAAAGGGGATAGAATTAAGATTTCGAGGGCTTTTTCTGATAACGAAGAAGGAAAATTAGTTGCAGAAGCAATTGTTCAAGACAGATTAAATGCTGGAATAAGCTATAAAGATTTCGCGATTTTATACCGTACCAATGCGCAAAGTAGGGCGATGGAGGAGGCTTTACGTAAGTTAAATGTCCCTTATAAAATATACGGTGGTTTGTCTTTTTATCAACGCAAAGAGATTAAGGATTTAATTGCTTATTTCCGATTAACTTTTAATCCAGCAGATGAGGAAGCGATAAAACGTGTAATCAACTATCCGAGAAGGGGTCTGGGAGATACAACAGTTGAGAAAATATCAGCTGCTGCCGACCAACACGATATTACGATGTGGCAGGTTATCTGTAATCCGCAACAATATATACAAGGTAGAATTGCAAACCAGTTAAATGATTTTGCAGTAATGATTCAAAGTTTCGCAGCCGAATCTAAAAAGTTGGACGCTTACGAGACAGCCTTATATATAGCTCAACATTCGGGCATTTTAAAGGAATTACATACTGATGATAGCGTTGAAGGTCGTTCTCGTTATGAAAATATACAGGAGTTATTAAACGGTATTAAGGAATTTGCCGAACGTGAGGACATTGAAGATAGAAGTTTAGCAATTTTTATGCAGGACATCGCTTTGCTAACTAATGATGATAACGACAAAAACAAAGACGCTGATACGGTTTCTTTGATGACCATTCACTCTGCAAAAGGTTTAGAGTTTAAGAATGTTTTTATCGTTGGATTGGAAGAAAACCTCTTCCCTTCTCAAATGTCTTTAACATCTAGAGTAGATTTGGAAGAAGAACGCCGATTATTTTATGTGGCCATAACTCGTGCTGAAAAGAAACTAACCATTACTTACTCTACTTCTCGTTATCGCTGGGGAACTTTAACTTCTTGTGAACCAAGTCGATTTATCAATGAGATTAACCCTTCTTATTTGGAATTAGAAGTGGTTAAGCCTGCTAAAAGTAGCTTCGGTGAAAATAGTTTTGATAGTGAACGCAAAACTTGGAGTCAGCAGCGTGAATTTACTCCTAAGCCTACAACCAGCACAACTGTTATTAGACCAAAAACTACCTCTATTTTACCAAAAGCTCACGTACCAACTGCTGGTTTTGCGCCAAATGCTGCAAATGAGTTTCAGAACGGAATGGATGTAGAACACGAAAAATTTGGTTTTGGAAAGATTGTAAACTTAGAAGGAATATTGCCAGATGTAAAGGCAACAGTGTTTTTTCAAGGTTTGGGTAACAAACAATTGTTGTTGAAGTTTGCGAAGTTGAGGATTGTGAAGTAG
- a CDS encoding DUF4290 domain-containing protein encodes MNFDYNTTRSDLILAEYGRNVQNMVKYIIDLPTKEERNKYAQAVIDLMGFLNPHLRDVADFKHKLWDHLHIISDYKIDVDSPYPKPTPEEARFKPAHIGYPQQKIRYKHYGKTVEKLIEKTIEEENPERKAAMVQGVANFMKMAYVQWNKDNVSDEVIFKNLRELSGGMLELDENVNLQKVEFRPQVNRPSNNNRGRQNNNNKGRQNNNGGRPQQKNNNPKQRY; translated from the coding sequence ATGAATTTCGATTATAATACAACTCGTAGCGATTTGATTTTGGCCGAATATGGTCGTAATGTACAAAACATGGTAAAGTACATTATCGATTTGCCAACTAAAGAAGAACGCAATAAATATGCACAGGCAGTTATAGATTTAATGGGTTTTTTAAATCCACATTTACGCGACGTAGCCGATTTTAAACATAAACTTTGGGACCATTTGCACATCATTTCAGACTATAAGATTGATGTTGACAGCCCATATCCCAAACCGACACCCGAAGAAGCTAGATTTAAACCTGCTCATATTGGTTATCCTCAACAAAAAATTAGGTATAAACACTATGGTAAAACCGTCGAGAAGCTAATTGAAAAAACGATTGAGGAAGAAAACCCAGAACGTAAAGCCGCTATGGTGCAGGGTGTTGCAAACTTTATGAAAATGGCTTATGTTCAATGGAATAAAGACAATGTTTCTGATGAAGTGATTTTCAAAAACTTACGTGAGCTATCTGGAGGTATGTTAGAACTTGATGAAAATGTAAACTTGCAAAAAGTTGAATTTAGACCTCAAGTAAACAGACCAAGCAATAACAATCGTGGTCGCCAGAATAACAATAACAAAGGTCGCCAAAATAACAATGGTGGTCGCCCACAACAGAAAAACAATAACCCAAAACAAAGATATTAA
- the murA gene encoding UDP-N-acetylglucosamine 1-carboxyvinyltransferase, producing the protein MNAFEIIGGKKLKGEITPQGAKNEALQILSAVLLTDQKITISNIPDIKDVNKLIELLGDLGVIVERINKDTYTFEAKDINLDFFESDVFKAKGGGLRGSIMIVGPLLARFGKAAIPKPGGDKIGRRRLDTHFIGFEKLGAKFIYDSKKAFFNVDATNLRGAYILLDEASVTGTANIVMAAVLAKGTTTIYNAACEPYLQQLCKMLNRMGADIKGIGSNLLTIEGVKKLGGTEHRMLPDMIEIGSFIGLAAMTESEITIKNVCYDELGVIPEVFKKLGIKLERRGDDIYVPSQKHYEIDTFIDGSILTIADSPWPGFTPDLLSIVLVVATQAKGNVLIHQKMFESRLFFVDKLIDMGAQIILCDPHRATVNGIDKKYQLRGISMTSPDIRAGVSLLIAALSAEGTSTIYNIEQIERGYQDIDIRLRALGAQIKRVEGSGPSH; encoded by the coding sequence ATGAATGCATTTGAAATTATAGGTGGTAAAAAATTAAAGGGAGAAATTACTCCTCAAGGCGCTAAAAATGAAGCCCTACAGATTTTATCAGCTGTTTTATTAACAGACCAAAAAATTACCATCAGTAATATTCCAGATATTAAAGATGTAAATAAACTGATTGAATTGTTGGGTGATTTAGGTGTAATTGTGGAGCGTATCAACAAAGACACTTATACTTTTGAAGCAAAAGATATCAATCTCGATTTTTTCGAATCTGATGTTTTTAAGGCAAAAGGTGGTGGTTTACGTGGTTCAATTATGATTGTTGGTCCGTTGTTGGCTCGTTTTGGTAAAGCTGCAATCCCTAAACCAGGTGGTGATAAAATTGGCCGTCGCCGTTTAGACACACACTTTATTGGTTTCGAAAAACTAGGTGCAAAATTTATTTACGACTCTAAAAAAGCTTTCTTTAATGTAGACGCTACTAATTTAAGAGGTGCATATATTTTATTAGATGAAGCTTCGGTAACCGGAACAGCAAATATTGTAATGGCTGCTGTTTTGGCAAAAGGTACTACAACCATTTACAATGCTGCTTGTGAGCCTTATTTACAACAATTATGTAAAATGTTAAATAGAATGGGTGCTGATATTAAAGGTATTGGCTCTAATTTGTTAACTATTGAAGGTGTTAAAAAACTAGGTGGCACAGAACACAGAATGTTGCCAGATATGATCGAAATTGGTTCTTTCATCGGCCTTGCTGCTATGACAGAATCAGAAATAACCATTAAAAATGTTTGTTATGATGAGTTAGGCGTAATACCAGAAGTTTTCAAAAAATTAGGTATTAAATTAGAACGTAGAGGCGATGATATCTATGTTCCTTCTCAAAAACATTATGAAATTGATACTTTCATTGATGGTTCTATTTTAACAATAGCCGATTCTCCATGGCCAGGTTTCACGCCAGATTTATTAAGTATTGTTTTAGTTGTGGCAACACAAGCTAAAGGAAATGTGCTTATCCACCAAAAAATGTTCGAAAGTCGTCTATTCTTTGTAGATAAATTGATTGATATGGGTGCACAAATTATTTTATGCGACCCACACCGTGCAACCGTTAATGGTATCGACAAGAAATATCAACTTCGTGGTATCAGTATGACTTCTCCTGATATCCGTGCAGGGGTTTCTTTATTAATTGCGGCTTTATCTGCAGAAGGAACGTCAACAATTTATAATATTGAGCAAATTGAGCGTGGTTACCAAGATATAGATATTCGTTTACGTGCTTTAGGCGCACAAATTAAACGTGTAGAAGGTAGCGGGCCAAGCCATTAA